GATTGgattatattcaaataatcCACTATCTTATCATCATAAACCTATTTGTGTATACCTAATTTTcagatataattataatattatcatgTACAAAACAGATATACAATATAGGTGTGAAAATAATAGGATTTTAtgtataaaaaaattaacaaaacATCCTGCGTTAGTCATTGGTTAGGCAAAGCTGACTTTAGTCGCTTATCCTGCGAATTTTGCTGCTTTATAGTCTCGTCAATGCTCAGTACCAAGCAAGCGGCCTCTGTAGCCGAGTATATGGCATTTCTTTTCACCAATGATGGCTCCCATATACAAGAGGCGTACGCATCGCAAATGCCACCGTTTATACAATCCACACCATATTTCATACCCTGGCCTACATAATAATCGTGCTTACCCTTGTTCATTGCATATTCCTTTCTAAGTTTGTTTAGAACATCGGTTGCATCGAAACCAGAGTTGCGAGCTAGAGTAAGTGGGATACACTCCAGGGCCTTGGCATATGAGTGGATTATTAGTTGTTGTTTGCCAATGATTGACAAGCTGTATTCCCTCAGTATACGTGATATTTCCAtctaaattacaattaaagTATTAAAAAAGTTGGACAAGTACTacgattatatattttcaatatatataaattatcaacaatgcatattattttataatattaacctcctatatacattaaacggatatatcattatcaGCATATCATATAGACAATATGTACACAATATAGATAATACGGGTAAAGACTGATAATTTAAGTCGATTAAAAAATctcaaattattaaatatagagGAATAGTTGCTTACTTCAATAGCTCCCCCTCCTACAACAATAGAATTGGTCTTTATTGATCTCCTAACAATCATAATGGCGTCGTGGATTGATCTCTCAGCttcatcaataaattgCTGGGCCCCACCCCTGAGTATAATAGTTGCGGTCTTTGTATTAGGGCATTCAGTAAATATGTTGTATCGTTCATCCCCAAGTTGCATTTCCTCAAACAACCCACAGCTTCCCAAACAAGAGTCTGTAATTCCATGTATTGTCGTTTGAACGAGTCCTCCTGTTGCTTTGGCCACTCGCttaatatcaatttcatcaacgCGGCCGgcacaaaaaatttttttttcgGCAAAAAATTGCGTAGCAATGTCCCCAATTGGAAGTTTTGACAACACAACATTCGCCCCAATGCTATGAATTGCCTCCAACTTGTcgtatataattttccatTCGGCATCTATGATGCTTTGATAAACCAGCGGATCGTTGATTCTAATTTCTGCATTATCTTTCTCCGCCTTTAGCTCTAGCTCCACATTTAGAAGTAGTATctttggattttttaattttttaggcTGTTGTTCAAATCCCGCATAAGAAAATGTCTTTTTAAATGCCACGCCCTTTATAAGCATTGAATCCAGGCAAGTGGCCCCTGGAACTTTTTTGATGCCTATCATATCCTTGTCCATATCATCTTCCAAAATATTAACAGCATCCACAACCATCTGAATTATCACtgttttacaatatattatatatagaGAGAATATTTACCTTTGCAAAAAAGGTTTTATATGTAGAAACGAGCTTGGAGTTTAGTGTTGTTTCCGCGCATCGTAGCAGCAATTTTTGAGTCTCTTCATAAGGCTTATTATGAAGATTAATTGCTATTTTATCTATAATAGTTAATGCCTATGTGAACGTTTAATTACTTGTTTGCAAGCTTCCCTATagtatttgattattatctGAGGTGCCATTCCTTCCATTATGAAATCTTTGGCCTTGGACAAAAATTCCCCGGCCAAAACAGTGACACTAGTAGTACCATCTCCCACCTCATCATCCTGGCTTTTTGCAATATCAACCAGTACAGCAGCCGCCGGATGTACAATATCTAATAGAGACAGCACAGTGGCACCGTCGTTGGTAATTGTTACTTTGTTTTCAGTATGGATAAGTTTGTCCATCCCCCTAGGGCCTAAATCAAATGTCGCATCTACCTAATGTTGTTTTAATGCAATTTGTCACCGCTTGGCAAGCGTTGATATTGCTAATGATTTGGGATTTGCCTTGGGAAGTGTCAGTATCCTCCttcaaaatcaatatcGGTAagttctaaataattaatta
The DNA window shown above is from Babesia microti strain RI chromosome III, complete genome and carries:
- a CDS encoding T-complex protein 1 subunit eta (overlaps_old_locusTagID:BBM_III04240;~overlaps_old_locusTagID:BBM_III04245) — encoded protein: MSHLMNLPILILKEDTDTSQGKSQIISNINACQAVTNCIKTTLGPRGMDKLIHTENKVTITNDGATVLSLLDIVHPAAAVLVDIAKSQDDEVGDGTTSVTVLAGEFLSKAKDFIMEGMAPQIIIKYYREACKQALTIIDKIAINLHNKPYEETQKLLLRCAETTLNSKLVSTYKTFFAKMVVDAVNILEDDMDKDMIGIKKVPGATCLDSMLIKGVAFKKTFSYAGFEQQPKKLKNPKILLLNVELELKAEKDNAEIRINDPLVYQSIIDAEWKIIYDKLEAIHSIGANVVLSKLPIGDIATQFFAEKKIFCAGRVDEIDIKRVAKATGGLVQTTIHGITDSCLGSCGLFEEMQLGDERYNIFTECPNTKTATIILRGGAQQFIDEAERSIHDAIMIVRRSIKTNSIVVGGGAIEMEISRILREYSLSIIGKQQLIIHSYAKALECIPLTLARNSGFDATDVLNKLRKEYAMNKGQGMKYGVDCINGGICDAYASCIWEPSLVKRNAIYSATEAACLVLSIDETIKQQNSQDKRLKSALPNQ